Proteins encoded in a region of the Pelobates fuscus isolate aPelFus1 chromosome 11, aPelFus1.pri, whole genome shotgun sequence genome:
- the GRWD1 gene encoding glutamate-rich WD repeat-containing protein 1, giving the protein MADSEKPTWSEEDEGMEGSGSDEEEDDDDDEIMEENEEEEKEKDSQRVYLPGVAALQEGEQLVMDEDAYVLYHQAQTGAPCLSFDVILDSLGENRSEYPLTMYLCAGTQADSAQANRMLVMKMHNLHRTSKEKNEDSESESSDSEEEEDEEEKKPRLELAMVPHYGGINRIRVASLGDTQVAAVWSEKGQVEIYDLQKQIAAVADSQRLAAFLKEEQSKIKPMFSFSGHMTEGFAMSWSPKTPGRLITGDCNKNIHMWNPVEGGTWHVDQRPFTGHTKSVEDLQWSPTEATVFASCSVDASIRIWDVRAAPNKACMLTANQAHDSDVNVISWNHQEPFIVSGGDDGVLKIWDLRQFQKGVSVAKFKQHTAPITSVEWHPTDSGVFAAAGADDQITQWDLAVERDQDQEGETEDPTLATIPAQLLFVHQGEKDIKELHWHPQCPGIVISTALSGFNVFRTISV; this is encoded by the exons ATGGCAGACAGTGAGAAACCCACATGGTCTGAGGAAGATGAAGGCATGGAAGGTTCAGGCAGTGATGAAGAAGAAgacgatgatgatgatgaaatCATGGAGGAAAATGAAGAAGAGGAAAAGGAGAAAGACTCCCAAAGAGTGTATTTGCCCGGCGTGGCAGCCTTGCAGGAGGGAGAGCAGCTTGTGATGGACGAGGACGCCTATGTGCTCTATCACCAGGCACAGACAG GTGCTCCTTGTTTGAGTTTTGATGTGATTTTAGATAGTTTGGGGGAGAACCGTTCAGAATATCCTTTGACCATGTATCTTTGTGCCGGAACTCAGGCAGACTCTGCACAAGCCAACAG AATGCTAGTAATGAAGATGCACAACTTGCATCGAACAAGTAAAGAGAAGAATGAAGATTCTGAATCAGAAAGTAGTGATAGTGAGGAGGAAGaagatgaagaagaaaaaaagcccCGATTGGAACTGGCAATGGTACCACATTATGGTGGTATAAACCGGATCCGA GTTGCTTCTCTTGGTGATACACAAGTGGCTGCTGTCTGGTCAGAAAAGGGTCAAGTTGAGATTTATGATCTACAGAAACAAATTGCAGCAGTGGCAGACTCTCAGAGACTTGCTGCTTTTCTGAAAGAGGAGCAGTCCAAAATCAAACCAATGTTTTCATTTTCTGGGCACATGACTGAGGGCTTTGCGATGTCCTGGTCACCAAAGACTCCAG GACGTTTGATTACTGGTGACTGCAACAAGAACATTCACATGTGGAATCCAGTTGAAGGAGGAACATGGCATGTTGATCAGAGGCCTTTCACAGGTCACACCAAGTCTGTTGAGGATCTGCAATGGTCACCCACCGAAGCCACG GTTTTCGCCTCCTGTTCAGTTGATGCCTCTATTCGTATTTGGGACGTTCGAGCTGCTCCCAATAAGGCATGCATGTTAACAGCCAACCAAGCTCACGACAGTGATGTTAACGTGATCAGCTGGAACCACCAGGAACCATTTATCGTTAGTGGTGGGGATGATGGCGTTCTCAAAATTTGGGACCTGCGGCAGTTTCAA AAGGGAGTCAGCGTGGCAAAATTTAAACAGCACACAGCTCCCATCACGTCGGTTGAGTGGCACCCCACAGACAGCGGTGTGTTTGCTGCAGCAGGTGCTGATGACCAGATAACTCAGTGGGATCTTGCTGTGGAAAGAGATCAAGACCAAGAAGGTGAAACAGAGGATCCTACCTTGGCAACCATTCCTGCACAGCTATTATTTGTCCATCAAGGAGAAAAAGACATTAAGGAACTACACTGGCATCCACAATGCCCAGGGATAGTCATTAGTACAGCCCTTTCTGGCTTTAATGTCTTCCGTACGATCAGTGTGTGA